A stretch of the Aphis gossypii isolate Hap1 chromosome 2, ASM2018417v2, whole genome shotgun sequence genome encodes the following:
- the LOC114124693 gene encoding mitochondrial pyruvate carrier 1, translated as MASMGKKLFEQLKSKEFRTYLMSTHFWGPIANWGIPIAALSDVRKDPELISGKMTGALCLYSMAFMRFAWKVQPRNMLLFACHATNEVAQVIQLSRFINYNYLSNKKDKSNELA; from the exons atggctTCCATgggtaaaaaattgtttgaacaaCTCAAAAGTAAAGAATTCCGTACTTATTTAATgag tactcATTTTTGGGGTCCAATAGCAAATTGGGGTATACCAATAGCAGCACTATCGGATGTTAGAAAAGATCCTGAATTAATTAGCGGTAAAATGACTGgag CGTTATGCTTATATTCAATGGCATTCATGAGATTTGCGTGGAAAGTCCAACCACGTAATATGCTTTTGTTCGCTTGTCATGCAACCAATGAAGTAGCTCAAGTGATCCAACTTTCAAGAttcattaactataattatttatccaaCAAAAAAGATAAAAGTAATGAATTAGCTtaa
- the LOC114124699 gene encoding uncharacterized protein LOC114124699 → MFHLTYLLFMFVCWTNAQYEWQPKDAVDEIRHKLDKINADNCGFQPLSEIYLPEDTVSHLPDIKDVVINPVFPNRTALLHLSNMALNRGFFFSYISQARFIRPAINDTYDPGMMYYFLSTVADVSANSHINASAIYFAPNMSYSPSYRGFFNKTFPYFAPRTFRADDFNDPIHLEKMSTLNTFTVRDLGAFSNESLTQDYTSKHYGTNEWYSKWLPDNVVGRHDTKTTYQVEIRYANNTNETHTFHGPPGADDIPGPIKWTRPYFDCGRSNKWLVAAVVPIADIYPRHTGFRHVEYPTYTAVSVIEMDFERIDINQCPISAGNSGPNRFADTAKCKEETTLCEPLDGWGFRRGGYQCRCLPGYRLGNTVRRPFLGEIIERATLEQYYSGVFDCKRIGWLQSKIVFPSQMDPYLREQYLEKNSEYKNFTPGLGSVKDSHINIHEVINSIRGINQNNCHNYRKEDLQLLGDYGFGAHQQFANEAKMAVRLANFISAFLQISDPKEVYSGTRLADKHLSEDQMIGEALAIVMADFKIWSAGIFWDTNKFPNRTLFAPYAYKTVNYGRKVFVEDLARLNKSDEVYTNKEWFTFTKQRWSTNFDSLEKFYVKLKLRYTEEGGHLNKFEYYPTFYKAANLDHGYWSAPYYDCNGPAKDWFIRYAVPFFGWDSLKVKLEFKGAITVTMPLLNLDINQCPQKFYEPNAFKGTHKCDQRSSYCVPIQGRGYDTGGYKCECIQGYEFPFEEEDFTYFDGQMMEDEFMHMLHNNKTRYDTFKCRIAGAALPLSNVFYVMILVLCSLLMWAK, encoded by the exons atgtttcacctAACGTATTTGTTGTTTATGTTCGTCTGCTGGACGAACGCTCAGTATGAATGGCAACCTAAAGACGCAGTGGATGAAATTCGTCATAAGTTAGACAAAATAAATGCTGATAACTGTGGTTTTCAACCACTGAGTGAGATATATTTACCCGAAGACACCGTGTCGCATTTACCAGATATAAAAGATGTCGTGATAAATCCTGTATTCCCCAATCGTACAGCTTTGCTGCATTTAAGCAACATGGCATTAAATAGAGGATTTTTCTTTAGTTATATATCACAAGCTAGATTTATACGACCAGCAATTAATGATACATACGATCCGggtatgatgtattatttcttATCGACAGTTGCTGATGTATCAGCTAATTCTCATATTAATGCCAGTGCTATATATTTTGCACCAAATATGTCTTATTCACCATCTTATAGaggatttttcaataaaacatttccATACTTTGCTCCCAGGACATTTcg agcTGATGATTTCAATGATCCTATACATTTGGAAAAAATGTCAAccttaaatacatttactgTCAGAGATTTAGGTGCATTTTCTAATGAAAGTCTTACACAAGATTATACGTCGAAACATTATGGAACTAATGaatg gtattcaAAATGGCTTCCTGATAATGTTGTTGGACGCCATGATACTAAGACTACTTACCAAGTAGAAATTCGTTATGCCAATAACACAAATGAAACACACACATTCCATGGGCCACcag GGGCTGATGATATTCCTGGTCCGATCAAATGGACAAGACCATATTTTGATTGTGGGCGTAGTAACAAGTGGTTAGTAGCAGCTGTTGTACCAATTGCTGATATATATCCTCGACATACTGGATTTAGACATGTTGAATACCCTAC TTATACAGCTGTATCAGTAATAGAAATGGATTTTGAGCGAATAGACATTAATCAATGTCCTATAAGTGCAGGAAATTCTGGACCTAACCGTTTTGCAGATACGGCAAAATGTAAAGAAGAAACTACTCTA tgtgAACCATTGGATGGATGGGGTTTTCGGCGAGGTGGATATCAATGTCGATGTTTACCTGGTTATCGATTAGGAAATACAGTTCGCCGTCCATTCCTTGGAGAAATTATAGAACGGGCAACGCTTGAACAGTATTACAGTGGAGTATTTGACTGTAAACGGATTGgat ggcttcaaagtaaaattgtttttccaaGCCAAATGGATCCATATCTTCGTGAgcaatatttagaaaaaaattctgaatacAAAAACTTTACACCGGGATTAGGATCTGTAAAAGATTCACATATCAATATCCATGAAGTTATCAATTCCATACGaggaataaatcaaaataattgccATAA ttatCGTAAAGAAGACTTACAACTTTTAGGTGACTATGGATTTGGAGCACATCAGCAATTTGCCAATGAAGCTAAAATGGCTGTTCGCCTTGCTAATTTTATTAGCGCATTTTTACAA aTATCTGATCCAAAAGAGGTTTACTCTGGTACCCGATTGGCTGACAAGCATTTATCTGAAGATCAAATGATTGGAGAAGCATTAGCTATTGTAATggctgattttaaaatttggtcaGCTGGTATATTTTgggatacaaataaatttcctAACCGTACTCTGTTTGCTCCATACGCTTATAAAACAGTAAATTATGGTCGTAAGGTCTTTGTTGAAGATTTAGCCAGATTAAACAAGTCTg atgaagtatatacaaataaagaaTGGTTTACTTTTACAAAACAACGTTGGTCCACTAATTTTGATAGTTTAGAAAAGTTTTATGTCAAGTTAAAATTACGTTATACTGAAGAAGGAGGTCATTTGaacaaatttgaatattaccCTACCTTTTACAA agcTGCAAATTTGGATCATGGTTATTGGTCAGCTCCTTATTACGATTGTAATGGTCCTGCAAAAGATTGGTTCATTCGTTATGCTGTTCCTTTCTTTGGCTGGGATAGtcttaaagttaaattagaatttaa AGGAGCAATTACAGTTACTATGCCACTTTTGAATTTGGACATAAATCAGTGTCctcaaaaattttatgaaccCAACGCATTTAAAGGAACACATAAATGCGATCAACGCAGTTCATAT TGTGTACCAATACAAGGGCGTGGTTATGACACTGGTGGTTACAAATGCGAATGTATACAAGGTTATGAATTTCCATTTGAGGAGGAAGATTTCACTTATTTTGACGGCCAAATGATGGAAGATGAGTTTATGCACATgttacataacaataaaactag GTATGATACTTTCAAATGTCGTATAGCTGGAGCTGCACTTCCTCTTAGTAATGTTTTTTACGTTATGATATTAGTTTTGTGTAGTTTATTAATGTGGGCTAAATAG
- the LOC114124698 gene encoding diacylglycerol kinase theta: MADCRGHVFTKKTFHLPAYCHNCTNLLWGVVTQGNFCTVCNYIAHESCLKKPGISPCHSLAASLIKNPVSHCWSEPVRIKNPRCCNVCRKRIDGRTFSVTCEICHYYTHVDCIPSAVADCKETATYHPGKLLDSMHHEHHWREGNLRPGAVCYVCAKQCWTTDCLAGFRCEWCGITAHATCRSQIPFDCDFGILGPIYLPPHAVSIPRTEVPMESIIGVQVRRKEKATPRSISIEFNSGESKTKNIEDEEMYEVEKNKEDKNEELVKVYDGDASYLKHRSFTVKVPKAVKTETLISTILQSLNISQSAENFYLTDAYGLNEPILVDPNPINNVTRLGGKKPAVFLRLKQDSHGGLVRVYPGRLQTDIPFCVVSVDRQTTAKDLIVESLARFGFTSHNSTDYRLSQLLLEHGVTERVLDFDEKPLDIIKHIGQESLRQMELMRFYLQLKQDPHGPNIALFVGNLPTNLSQRTYENILMTFLGADCKFETIGPIYYEYGSLVIMYNDTKTAVNAMYLLRGSEYENKHLLVMLLPNIDPAMVPAETQPLLVFVNVKSGGCQGLSLISSFRKLLNPYQVFDLGNGGPLPGLYVFRHIRDYKILVCGGDGTIGWVLQCLDNVGQDSECSSPPCAIVPLGTGNDLARVLKWGAGYNGSDEPIHLLEDVIEAEKIRLDRWTVVIHHEDRADGRPIHVPNSVGMSEDNTQIFVMNNYFGIGIDADLCLAFHKAREKNPERFNSRIGNKIEYLNVGLRKIIHPPCKNLQHGVRLEVDGKLVVLPQLEGLIILNILSWGSGAKPWGRNCNEEQFSTPNHWDGMLEVVAVSGVVHLGQIQTGLRYAKRISQGGHVKIHLTNEVPVQIDGEPWVQGPGELVILKSALKATMLKKVKRTERKQTSRTRAVRYMANLQAVASVNGSENE, encoded by the exons ATGGCGGACTGCCGAGGGCACGTATTCACCAAGAAAACCTTCCACCTACCGGCCTACTGTCACAATTGCACCAATTTATTGTGGGGCGTCGTGACGCAGGGCAATTTTTGCACAG tatgtaattatatagctCACGAAAGTTGCCTAAAAAAACCCGGCATATCACCTTGCCATAGTCTAGCAGCTAGTTTAATTAAG aaTCCAGTATCACATTGTTGGTCCGAACcagtaagaattaaaaatccaAGATGTTGTAACGTTTGTCGGAAAAGAATTGATGGTCGTACATTTAGCGTTACATGTGAAA tttgtcattattataccCATGTCGATTGTATACCATCGGCAGTGGCCGATTGCAAAGAAACAGCTACTTATCATCCAGGGAAGTTGTTGGATTCCATGCATCATGAACACCATTGGAGAGAAGGAAATCTTAGACCCGGTGCAGTGTGCTATGTTTGTGCCAAACAATGCTGGACTACCGATTGTCTGGCAGGATTTCGATGTGAATGGTGTGGTATAACG GCTCATGCAACATGTCGTAGTCAAATACCTTTCGACTGTGATTTCGGTATACTGGGTCCAATATATTTACCACCTCATGCAGTTAGCATTCCACGGACTGAAGTACCAATGGAGTCAATTATTGGTGTTCAAGTGCGAAGAAAAGAAAAAGCTACGC cTCGAAGTATttcaattgaatttaatagtggtgaaagtaaaactaaaaacattgaaGATGAGGAAATGTAcgaagttgaaaaaaataaagaagatAAAAATGAAG AATTAGTTAAAGTATATGATGGTGACGCGTCATATCTAAAACATAGAAGTTTCACGGTGAAAGTTCCAAAAGCAGTAAAAACCGAAACGCTCATTTCTACAATACTTCAATCACTAAACATCTCTCAATCTGcag aaaacttTTATTTGACTGACGCGTATGGCTTAAACGAACCAATACTGGTGGACCCTAatccaataaataatgttactaGATTGGGAGGAAAGAAGCCTGCTGTTTTTCTACGCCTAAA acAAGACAGTCACGGTGGTTTGGTAAGAGTTTATCCAGGGCGCCTGCAGACTGATATACCATTTTGCGTAGTTTCCGTCGATCGACAAACCACAGCCAAAGATCTAATCGTTGAATCTTTAGCTCGATTCGGATTTACTTCACACAATTCAACAGACTATAGGCTCAGTCAGCTTTTATTGGAACATGGAG TGACGGAACGAGTATtagattttgatgaaaaaccattagatataataaaacatattgggCAAGAATCTCTTCGACAAATGGAATTAATGCGGTTCTATTTGCAACTTAAACAAGACCCTCATGGGCCTAATATTGCTTTATTTGTTGGAAATTTGCCGACAAATTTATCTCAGCGAAcatacgaaaatattttaatgacatttttaggAGCTg attgtaAATTTGAAACTATTGGACCAATTTATTACGAGTATGGTTCGTTGGTAATTATGTACAATGACACTAAAACTGCTGTGAACGCAATGTATCTTCTTAGAGGCTcagaatatgaaaataaacatttgttaGTTATGTTATTACCGAACATTGACCCAGCAATGGTACCAGCAGAAACACAACcattattagtatttgtaaATGTCAAATCAGGAGGTTGTCAAGGTTTGAGCTTGATATCTAGTTTCCGAAAGCTGCTTAATCCTTATCAAGTTTTCGATTTGGGAAACGGCGGACCACTACCCgg GTTATATGTGTTCAGACATATTAGAGATTACAAAATCTTAGTTTGTGGTGGTGATGGTACAATTGGCTGGGTGCTTCAGTGTTTGGATAACGTAGGCCAAGACAGTGAATGTTCATCACCGCCATGTGCTATTGTTCCATTAGGAACTGGAAACGATTTAGCTCGTGTACTTAAATGGGGAGCCGGATACAATGGTTCGGACGaacctatacatttattagaaGATGTCATTGAAGCCGAAAAAATTAGATTAGATAGATGGACAGTGGTTATTCACCATGAAGATAGGGCGGATGGTCGACCAATTCATGTGCCTAATTCAGTTG gaATGAGTGAAGATAACACTCAAATTtttgttatgaataattattttggcaTTGGCATTGATGCTGATTTATGTCTTGCCTTTCATAAAGCTCGAGAAAAAAATCCAGAAAGATTTAATAGTCG aatCGGTAACAAGATTGAATACTTAAACGTTGGGTTACGTAAAATAATCCATCCACCTTGTAAAAATCTTCAACACGGAGTTCGCCTGGAAGTAGATGGAAAATTAGTAGTACTTCCTCAACTCGAaggacttattattttaaatattttgag ttggGGGTCAGGAGCTAAGCCATGGGGACGAAATTGTAATGAAGAACAATTTTCTACTCCAAATCACTGGGATGGAATGTTGGAGGTTGTAGCTGTATCTGGAGTAGTTCATTTAGGACAGATCCAAACAGGGCTTAGATACGCTAAACGAATTTCACag GGTGGACACGTTAAAATCCATTTAACTAATGAAGTTCCCGTACAAATTGATGGTGAACCTTGGGTCCAAGGACCTGGTGAATTAGTGATTCTTAAATCTGCTTTAAAA gCGACCAtgcttaaaaaagtaaaacgaaCAGAACGGAAACAAACCTCTCGGACTCGAGCTGTTCGATACATGGCTAATCTACAAGCAGTTGCATCTGTTAATGGCAGTGAGAACGaatga